TCTGGGTGCCGGTGATTTTGTTCAGTGTCATCCTCCTCGGCAACGCCGCCAAATCCCCGTTCCAGGCGCTGCTCGACCGCGGGGGATGGGTCGCTTTCGTGCTCGTCGTCCTCGTGCTCATGGTCGTCATGAACACCGCCCTCATGCTGATGAGCAGGGAAGGCCGACGCAAACTCGCGATCCGAATCCAGAAGCTCCGACACCACGAGTTCTGGCCAAGCGCACTCTTCTACCTCCCCCTCGTTCCATATCTCATCTTCCTCGCGATCCGCTACCGCTCGACAACGGTGTGGACCCTGGCCGACCCGTGCATGCCGGACGGCGGCGTCGTCGGCGAAAGCAAGAGCGGCCTGCTCGAACAGCTCAACGACCCCGCCGTCCTCCCACATCTCCTTATCCCCGAAAACGAAGACACGAACGCCCGCATTGCCCGCGCGAAAGAAGTGATGGATAGCGCGGGAGAAGACTTCCGGGGGTTCACCTACCCCGTCATCTTGAAACCCGACGCCGCCCAGCGCGGCGCCGGTGTCGCCAAGATCAAAAACGTATCCGAGTTTCAAACCTTCTTCGAGGAAAACCGCGGCGACGCCCAGCTCCAGGCCTACCACCCCGGCCCGTACGAAGCCGGCATCTTCTATGTACGGATGCCGGGTGGCCCTACGGAAGAATCCTCACGCAAAGACGCAAAGACGCAAAGTGAGAAACAAGACTCCGATCTTTGCGCCATGGCGCATAGGCGTGAGGAAAAGGGTTTTATCTTCTCAATCACCGACAAGACCTTCCCCGTCATCACCGGCGACGGCTCATCCACCCTCGAAGAACTCATCTGGAATCATAAGCGCTACCGCTGCCAGCACGACACCTTCCACGCCCGCTTCGCCGACGACCTCCAACGCGTCCTCGCGAAGGGCGAAACCCTCCGCCTCGCCGAGGCCGGCAACCACGCCCAGGGCACGATGTTTACCGACGGCCAGCACCTCATCACCCCGGAACTGACCCAGGCGATCGACCAGCTTTGCCGCCAGATTGCTTCAGATGATTCCGGGGGCGGGGGGTACTACTTCGGCCGCATCGATGTGCGATACGCCGACCCCGAGGCCTTCCGGCGGGGCGAAGGCTTGGCCGTGATTGAATTGAACGGCGTCACCTCCGAATCGACCAATATCTACGACCCGTCATGGTCAATCTTCCGCGCCCAGCGCACCCTGCGCGAGCAGTGGCGCCTCTGCTTCCAAATCGGTCACGCCAACCGACAACAAGGCATGAGGCCCAAGCCCTTGTTCAAGCTCCTGCTGGATGTGCTGCGCTACTACCGAACCCGTGAAGTCGCACGCGTATCGGACTAAGCCCGCCGGCAGCGAGAGAAACACCAACCCGCCCAACGCGGTCAACGCCCACGTGCCCGGCTCGGCGACGTCGGTGGGGGGGCGTGCCGTTACCCAAAGTTGGCGATGATGAGGTCGAGGTCGGCCCGCCCCGCGACGCCGTCGCCCCTGTCCCCATCGCCCGTGTCCCGCGCCGCTGGCACATCACGCTCGATCAATCCTGCACGACCGTGCACCCACAGCACAACCGTCCCCGCTACTCCTCCCCGCCCGTCAACCGCGACTCCACCCGCCGCCGGCCCAGCAGCTGCCGCGCCTCCTCCGTCACATACTCCCACTGAAACGCCGGCCCCGGATCAATCTTCCCCGCCGTCAGGTGGTAGTGCCCGATCAGCCCTTGATACGAGGCGTACTCGTCCTCCGTCAGCACGTCATACCGCGGCCGGCCCAGCCCGTCCGCCGGGTACGTCAGCGGGATATTGGGGAACACCTCCGCCAGCGTCGCCGTCAGCTTGATGAGCGCATCGTACTGCTCGGGCGTCAGGTCATACATCTCAAGCGCCCGGCCGTGGATACTCCCCAAGACCGGCTCGGGACGCAGCGGATACCCCACAAACCCGTCCGTCCGCACGCCCCCATCCCCCCGCGCATGCGGCAGCGTAATCCGCGCCCGCCCCGAATCATCCGGCGCATACCACTTCGCCAGCGTGTCGTTCCCGTTCGGCGGATACGCGCCGATGTTCGCGATCTCGATCCCGATCGCCCGGTCGTTGGCCTGGCTCGCGTGCCACGCCCGCTCCTTAACGTCGAGCGTCTGATAGATCGTGCCATCAATATCGAGCATAAAGTGCACCGACAGACAGCGGTGGTCGTGCAGCACATCGAAGCACGTCTCCGACGTCCCGCACACGTCGTAGTGGATCACAAACAGATCGACCTTCTCACGCAGCTCGTCGAGCGACCACCCCCCGCCACGCAGACGCTCGAAGTCTTCATCCGACATCGTCCGCTCGCCGCGCAGCCCGTAGCGGTTGGGCGTGTCCGTGTCGTCCTTGATCGCGTCCCAGTCGTGCTCGCCCCGCGCATTGAAGCGGTCCTCCACCCGGTACGCGTCGTACCCGCCCGGGTCCATCCACAACACCACCGGCGTGCCCGTGTGGAACAGCTGACCCGCCACCACAATCTCATCCCCGCTCCGCACCAACGGCTCGCCGGGCCGCGCCGAGGCACAACCTAACACACCCAAAGACAACACAAGCACCAAGACCCAACCACCCAAGCGTAAAGCCATCATCAAGACTCCTTTCAGTTAGCCCCCATCATATTCGCTCCCGGTCGACGCCGTAAACACCCGCCAACGCTGTGCTAGACTTGCGAACAACACCTACCAAGGAACACCCCATGGCCGACATGCTCGTCCGCCTCTACGACCTGCCCCCCTTCGAGCCCCACGCCCAGGCCTCGCCGCCCTCAACGTCGTCATCCGCCGCGCCCGCGCCTACGAGATGCACCAGGCCGCGCACTGGGCCGGCACCATCTTCAGCCGCCCCTGGCAGGCCGAAGTCACCGCAGGCATCTCCAAACAACCCGCCACCGTCTTCCTCGCCCTCGCCGGCGACCGGCTCGTCGGCTTCGCCTGCTACGACACCACCGCCCTCGGCGTCGCCGGCCCCGTCGGCGTCGACGAATCCATGCGCGGCCAAGGCCTCGGCCAGGCCCTCATGCTCCGCACCATGCACGCCATGCAACACGCCGGCTACGCCTACGCCGCCATCGGCGCCGTCGGCCCCACCGCCTTCTACGAAAAAACCTTAGCCGCCATCCCCATCCCAAACTCCACCCCCGGCCTCTACGCCCACCGCATCAACCACCCCCCCCGAAACACCCACCACGACTAAGCCCCCCAACACCCAACCCCCTTACGCCGCCCCCACCTGCCGTGATATAGAGCTTGGTCTTATCTGACTTTATGAGTACAATCCACCCATCTGCTGCCCCGCGTCGTAGCCGAGCAGCCCGGATGAGATTTGGAAGACAACCAAGGAGATTAGAGAATGAATCGCTTATCCTGCGCTATCGCCCTGATGACGACGGCCCTGTGGACCGGCGTTGCCCACGCCAACCTCCTGGTTGATGGAAGCTTCGAGGCCGCCAACAGCGGAGGCATCACGAGCAACAGCCCCTGGTCGCTCTCCTCCAACATCGCCAACAACCTCGGCCACGCCGGCGCAGTTCCAGAACGCGAGCTTCGCCTCCAGCCACGGCTCCACCGGCATCTGGTACAAGTCCTTCGGTGGCCTGACCAACGGCAGCACCCTCACCGCCGAGTCGATCCTCATCCAGAGCCTCGCCGCCCCCCTCGACGGCAACTACACCCTGACCTTCGACGCCGCGCGTGATGTCAACTTCCTCGCCGACGAGTGGTACGTCGCGCTCGCCGCCAATACCGCCGGCGGCGGGCAGCAGGACACCATCGACCTGTTGACCGCCCCCATGCCCGCCGGCAGCTTCATCACGTCAGGCACCCAGTTCACCCTCTCCCTCAATAGCGTAGAGGCCGGCGACACCCTCAGCGTCTTCGCCGTCATGTCCGGCGGCCAAGACGCCGGAACCAACCCCCAGTCCGCCTTCCTGGACAACTTCGACCTGGTCCACACCAACGTCCCCGAGCCCGGCTCCGCCGCACTCCTGGCCCTCGGCACCCTCGCCCTCACCCGACGTCGCCGCTGAACCAGCCACAAACCCACCCCCACCCGCTACGCCGAAAGCAACCCGCCTCGGCGCGGCTTTCTGTTTGCAACCGACATCCGACAGCGACACCCCCACTAGGCCACCCAATATCCACCCCCGCTTCTTCTACTTCTTCCACAGGGCGTTCGACACCCCAAACATCTAGAGCGCCTCCGCCGTCGATACACGCTCCGCTCGTGGGGTCTCGTGTTCCATATCCCCCAACATCGGCAAGCCGGGCCGCGGGGCTTGGAGGGAGAAGCGGGGCGGGATGATCGGACGTGATTCGTTCCTGCAAGCAAGCGAACCAAGGACCTCACGACAAAGCCTAAGGGTATACTCAGTTGTGAAGTCTCAAACTTCCCGGGATATCACGATGGGTCGTATCAGGTAGGGCCCACCCCTCTTTTTAGCGCTAGCAGGCCGAACACCGTGCCCCGAGTCGTCCGGCACCAGATTCGTCAGATACAAATCTCCACTCAAGGATCAGCACATGGCCAAGTCCGGGATGACGCAGTACACCACCAAATGCCTAAGTGACTTGGCCGCCAACTACGCCGCCGACCCTACCTCCGTCACCAGCGCGCTGACACTGCTCCTGACCGGCGGCGGGGTCCTCGCTGCGGGGACTGTGGCCGCCCCGGGCCTGTTCCTGCTGGCGGGGTTCCTCGGCTTGCACGGCGCAGCACACCTCTGCCATAAGCGTGAGAAGAGCGAGTCCGAGGCCGCGATACGCGCCTTCCTCGATAAGCTCTTCGCTTCCCTCGAATCCGACATCGCCGATATCGACGCGCTCCTGACCGAGGTCTTCATCGGTCAGGGCATCGAAGCCGAAGACCTCCGCCAACGCCTGCTCTTCATCGGCGAGGTCGTCAAGAACACCGACGCCGCCAGTGAAGACACCCACGCCCGGGTGCAGCGCATCGAACAATTGCTCGAGACACAAACGCAGCAAGCCGCGCACTTCACCCAAGTCATTCAGGCAAGCCCGAAGCTGCATGCCGATTACGCCAGGCAGTTGGACTTCCTCGACTTCGCCGTCGAGCTGCTCTACCTCCAAGGCGAGCAGGCGAGCGATGAACGCGAGGCGATCGACGAACGGCAAGAAGCGAGACTCTTGAGCATGGAGGCCCGCCTTCGCGCCACGTTCGAATCCACCACCAAGACCCCCGGCACCGACCCGACCCAGGTCGTCTACCCCCCGGAAGTCCTCGAAGCCGCCCAGGAGCTCAGCGAGCGGGGCGACAAGGAACAACAGGCCCTGGCCGACATCATCAAGAAGCGGCACAAAGAAGCCAACGCGATCGTCGACGACCTGCTGGCCAACCCGCTGGCCGAGACCTTCCGCCTGCTGACCCTCAAGGGCGATAACTGGTACGCCGCCGGCGCGTATGACCAAGCGATCGCCCCCTACGAGACCGCGCTGTCCCTCCGTCCCGAAAGTGTTTCGGCGGGCAACAACGTCATCATCGCCCACGCCCAGGCCCGACTCGGCGACATCTCGGCCCACCAACACCGAGCGATCGCCGTCGCCGAGTCGATCCTGTCGCGTGTCCCCGCAAAGTCAACCGACTGGGCGACGACGCAGAACAACCTCGGTATGGCATGGGCAGACATGCCGATCGGCGACCGTGCCGAGAACCTGGGCCGCGCGATCCAGGCCTTCGAGCAGGCGCTGGAGGTCTACACCCGAGACGCCCACCCGGTGGCTTGGGCGGCGACGCAGAACAACCTCGGCATCGCATGGGCAAACATGCCGACCGGCGACGGCGCCGAGAACCTGGGCCGGGCGATCCAGGCCTACGAACAGGCGCTGGAGGTCCGCACCCGAGCCGCCCACCCGGCGGCTTGGGCGACGACGCAGAACAACCTCGGCATCACATGGGGAAAAATGCCGACCGGCGACCGCGCCGAGAACCTGGGCCGGGCGATCCAGGCCTTCGAGCAGGCGCTGGAGGTCTACACCCGAGCCGCCCACCCGGCGGACTGGGCGACGACGCAGAACAACCTCGGCATCGCATGGGCAGACATGCCGACCGGCGACCGTGCCGAGAACCTGGGCCGCGCGATCCAGGCCTACGAGCAGGCGCTGGAGGTCCGCACCCGAGACGCCCACCCGGCGGACTGGGCGACGACGCAGAACAACCTCGGCACCGCATGGGGAAAAATGCCGACCGGCGACCGCGCCGAGAACCTGGGCCGGGCGATCCAGGCCTTCGAGCAGGCGCTGGAGGTCCGCACCCGAGACGCCCACCCGGCGGACTGGGCGACGACGCAGAACAACCTCGGCATCGCATGGGCAAACATGCCGACCGGCGACCGCGCCGAGAACCTGGGCCGGGCGATCCAGGCCTTCGAGCAGGCGCTGGAGGTCTACACCAGAGCCGCCCACCCGGCGGACTGGGCGGCGACGCAGAACAACCTCGGCAACGCATGGCGGAACATGCCGACCGGCGACCGCGCCGAGAACCTGGGCCGCGCGATCCAGGCCTACGAGCAGGCGCTGGAGGTCCGCACCCGAGACGCCCACCCGGCGGCCTGGGCGGCGACGCAGAACAACCTCGGCATCGTATGGGCGGATTTAGCAGAGGTGGCGGGTGAGGACCGGTGCGACAGACTCCGGCAAGCGATCGCCTGCTCCAAGGCCGCGTTGCAGGTCAGGACCGCTGCAGCTTTCCCGCGCGGGCATGCGGCCACCCAGAAGAACATGGCGATTGATCGCAATGCCTACGAATCAATGGGCTGCGCGGCCGGCGACACCGGGGTCGCCTTTGAGGACATCCCCCCAGCGACCTAGCTAGGCTCGTGGCGGGCGTTTCAGGGCCGGGACGCTCCGTTCTGGATCGAGTGGGAACCGTCACAGATCGAATACGCCGCGTCACAGATCGATGACGGCCCGGAACAGATCTGTTTCGCAGCGGAACTGATCGATGACGCTCCGTCACTGATTGTTTACGTGGCGTCACTGATTGTTTACGCTCCGTCACTGATGAGAGACGCGGCGGAACTGATCGTTTACGTGCCGGAACTGATCGTTTACGCGGTAGAACTGATGAGTTACGCGACGGAACTGATTGTTTACGCGGCGTAACTGATGAGTTACGCGGCGGAACTGATCGTTTACGTGCCGGAACTGATCGTTTACGCGGTAGAACTGATTGTTTACGCGGCGGAACTGATCAGTTACGCCGAGGAATCGGTGGTTATCCGGCGGTTTTTGTGTATCCGGGGGGCTTCCGGGGGTCCGAAGGGGCGTTATCTGTGTTGTTTCTTGCGCAGGCATTAAGTCGCGCGGCGGCGTGGCCGATCCGGGTGTTACGCGGCGAGGGTGCTCCACGTGTCGAACACCGGGTTCCGCCACCGCCCCCGAACGTTTGACCCGGGGCACTTCGGAGACCTGCATCATGGCTACGACCTTCCCCCCCAGCCGCGAGGCGGATATTGTCGCGTGGGCACTGAACTTCAGCACCTACACCCTGGCGGACCCGGTCGCGTATGGCCTGGACGCCACGCAGGCGACGGATTTCCGGGCGCTCTACATCGCCTACAACACGCTCTACACCGAGTGCAACGACCCGGGCACGCGCACCCCCAGCAAGGTGACCGACAAGAAGGCCGCGAAGAAGGCGCTGCTCGCCGATGCCCGCCGACTGATCGCCATCGTCCAGGCGTTCCCCGGCACGACGGACGGCATGCGGAGCGACCTCAACATCCGGATCCGTGACTACGAACCCACGCCCATCCCCGTGCCCGACGAGATGCCGGTGCTGCGGGTGAAGTCGGTGCAGGGCTTCCTGTTCGAGCTGTCGCTGCGCAACCAGGAAGATAAGAAAACCAAGCCGGAGGGGGCGCGGGCGGCGTGGCTGTACACGTGGGTCGGCGACACGCCCTCGCCGGACCTGACGCAGTGGCAGTTCAAGGGCGAGACGACGCGCAGCGACCCGCAGATCACCCTGGACCAGAGCGTCGGCGCGGGCACCACGGTGTGGTTCACGGCCCTGTGGGTCAACCCGACCGGCAAGCCCGGCCCGGCGTGCGCCCCGGTGAAAGCCCACATCAACTACGACGGCCTGAACCAGGCGGCGTAGCCCCCGGAAGTGTGGCGGAGCCGTGCGGGGCCGAGGGGCCGAGGGGTCCTGTGGCCGAGGGGTCCAGCGAATATTGACGAAGCCAGGCGCGGGGGGAGCAGAGAATCTGAGCTGCCCCCGCGCTTTTTTGGTTTGAAGCACTTCCCTCACGCAGAGGCGCGGAGGCGCAGAGGGAAGGCAGGGGACTTTTGACAGGATTACAGGATTTTCAGGATGGACAGGGTCAGGCATTGTGTTTGATTCTGAACTCTGAAAACATCCTGTCCATCCTGCCATCCTGTCATCCTGTCAAAAATGTCTTTCTCAGCGCCTTGGCGCCTCTGCGTGAGAATTCTTTGTCTTGTCTCTTTCCGGGGATGGGAGTTTCGTGATGTCCGATGTTGTACGGTTTGAAGAACAGGCGTTTGCCCCCGGAACTACCCCCGGAACTACCCCCGGAAATGCCCCCGGAAATACGCCCGGAAATGACCCCGGGCGTGGCCCGGCGGTTGTGGGCGGCGGTTTGCGCAAGGTTGACCCGCAGTCGCGCGGTGTGGAGATCGGCGTCCGGCCGGCGACGCCCGAGGACTTTGCGTTTATCGATGCGCTGCATAAGGCGGAGGCCGACAAGGTCGGGTTCATGCCGGCGCAGGCGATCCGCAAGCGGATCGAAGAGGGGAACATTCTCGTGGCTGAAGCCACGGAAATGTCGAAGGGACGAATGGCGAATGTCGAACAAGAACGGCCGGCGGAGGGTGATTCGACATTCGTGCATTCGGGTTTCGACATTGCGGCGGAGGCGGTGCGTGGGGAGGGGCCGAGGGGCGCAGGGGCCGAGGGGCCAAGTGGGGGAACCCAAGGCACTGCCGATCCACAACACTCGGCCCCACGGCCCCTTGACCCCTCGACCCCTACGCCCGTCGGCTATTGCATGGGCGTGGACCGCTATCAGAAGCGGAGCGAGCTGGGGATCATCTACCACATGGCGGTGCTGCCCGCGTATCGGCGGATGAACGTCGCGGCGGCGCTGCTGCAGGCGCAGTTTGAGAAGTCGGCGTATGGGTGTCGGCTGTACTGTTGCTGGTGCAGGCAGTCGCTGGAGGCGAATCGGTTCTGGGAGGCGATGGGGTTTGTGCCGTTGGCGTTCCGCGCGGCGGGGCGGACGACGGTCCAGAAGATCGAGAAGAAGACGGGGAGCACGAAGGGGGCGGTGCATATCTTCTGGCAGAAGCCGGTGCGGGCGGCGGATGTTGCGCAGGCACGCGAAGGCAACTTCCGGGGGTGGTGGTATCCGTACGAGACGAATGGGGGGGCGATGATGGAGAGCCGGGTGGTCTTGCCGTTGCCGCCGGAAGTGCAGTGGGATGAGGCGACGCCGGTGGTGCTGCCGGGGGCGGAGCGTCGTGCGGCGGAGACGCGGTTGTTGGAAGAGAAGCTGGATGAAGTTGCGCAGCTCGAGAAGGAGGCGAAGAAGGCGGGGCGGAGGGGGAGCCGGAAAAACGCCAAGGGGCCAAGGGGGGGAGCGGGAGCCAAGGGGAACGGGGTAAGTCGTCTGGGTCGGGCGCCGCGGGCGGTGGTGGGTTATGGGTTTGGGGCGGGGAGTGGGTTTGGTCAGCCCCCGGAAGCCCCGGAACCCCCGGAAGTGGTGAAGCCGAGCGATGCGGCGGTCGCGGCGGAGTGTGCGGCGCGTGAGGCGGCGTTGTTGCGGATCCAGGAAGAAAAGGATGCGGCGAAGCAGGCGCTCAAGCAGGCGCAGCGGAAGAGCGACCCGGAGCTTGTGGCGTTTGCGCGGGACCTTCGTGACCGTTGGCAGGAGTGTGTGTGGCGGAGCAGCCGGGGATGCTGATGGGGAAGCTGCGTGGGAAGTACGCGGTAGGGCGGATGTTGGAGGGGACATCGAACAGCCGACCCAGCGAGCAGGTGCAGGTTGTATCGGAGACGGGGCGAGTCAAGCGGTTGGATGCGGCGTAGGGGCTACTTTGAGGGCCCGGGCGAGCTATAATGCGTGGGTTGCCGAGCGAGTGATCGCCGGCTCGATGTAAGAATCACACCGTCAGCATTCCCTGTCCGGAGCGGATGCCCGACCCTAAGCGGGACATCCATGGACACCCCCTCTCCGCAGACGGCCCCGACGATCGATCACGACATCGAGGTGACGCTGTCCGCACGCATCACCAACCTCCTGGGCGTCACCGTCCCCCTCGCCGCGCTCGTCGTCGCGATCGTGCTGCTTTGGGGCTGGGCTTTCGAGTGGCAGTACTTGGTCATCATGGCGGGGATGTACCTCGTGACGGGGTTTGGCATCACGATCGGCTACCACCGGCTGTTCACCCACAAGAGCTTCCGCACGCCTCGGCCGATCGCGGCGCTGCTTGCGATCATGGGCGCGATGGCCGCGGAGGGCTCGCTCATGCAGTGGGTCTCGGCCCATCGGCTGCACCACCAGCACTCTGACCACGAGGGCGACCCGCACTCGCCGCACCTGCACGGCAACAGCCTGGTCGCGGCGCTCAAAGGCATGTGGCACGCGCACATCGGCTGGGCGCTGAAGAAGCGGAAGGATGAAAACACGGGGCGCAACACCCGCGACCTCAACAAAGACCCGTGGCTGCGATTTGTGAATCGGCTCTTCCCCGTGTGGGTCGGCTTGGGGCTGCTCATCCCCGCGGTGCTCGGCGGGCTGATGACGATGAGCTGGATGGGCGTGCTGCTGGGCTTTCTTTGGGGCGGGCTGGTGCGGGTGCTGATGGTGCATCACGTGACGTGGAGCATCAACTCGGTGTGTCACATCTGGGGCGCTCGGCCCTACGAGAGCAAGGACCACAGCCGCAACAACGTGATCTTCGGGATCCTCGCGCTGGGCGAGGGCTGGCACAACAACCACCACGCGTTCCCCTCGTCGCCGAGGCACGGGCTGAGCTGGTGGCAGTTTGATGCGAGCTATGTGGTGATCCGCGCGATGAAGTTGGTGGGGTTAGCGAGCGACCTGCGCGTGCCGCACGCGGACAAGCAGGCGCAGCTCCGGCGGTGATGCACCCGTGTGGGTTTGTAACGCCGCGACTGGTGGCCGGGATCGGGGGCACCTAGAGCGTATAGGTCGTGGGCAGGTTTCGTACTTGCAGATCGCGTCCGCCGACGATCGCGGCGTTGATGAAGGTTGTTGTGGGTGTGTGGTGTGTGCCGTGGCTTGCGTGGATGTGGCCGAAGACGTGGAGGCGGGGCTGGATGCGGCATAGGGGCGGGATTAGTCGTTGTCGAGGATGCGGAGGATTCGGTTGTAGGTGACGTTGGCGACGAGTTCGGATTCGTCGCCGGTGGAGCTGACGAGTTGGATGACGACGGCGTCGCGTTCGGGGAGGTAGCGGGCGATGCTGTAGTAGCCGGGCAGCCAGCCGGAGTGTTCAAGGTCGTAGAGTGTGGTGTAGACGGCGGTGGCTTCGTCGCCGAGGAGCGAGCCGTCTTGGAGGGCGCGTAGGAATTGTCCGACGTCTTGCGCGGTGGCGACCATGGAGCCGCCGGGCGTGGCGAAGGCGAGGGGTTTCATGTCGTCGTCGATGCGGTGGTGGTAGCCGCTGGCGACGTCGGCGGGATCGACATCGTCGAGGGAGGCGAAGGTGTGTGTCAGGCCGAGCGGTGCGAGGAGCTCGTCGCGGATGTAGTCCTGGTGGGGGACGCCGAGGGTGTCGTCGAGGATCATGCCGATCAGGAGGTAGTTGGTGTTGGAGTAGCTGCGCTGGGCGTCGGGGGCGAAGTCGGCGGGCTGGTCGAGGGCGAGTTTGAGGTTGTCGGCGGGGTCGGTCTGGTGTTTGGACCAGTCGAAGCCGTCGAGGTCGGTGAAGTTGGGGATGCCGCTGCGGTGCTGGAGCATCATGCGGAGGGTGATGCGGTCGGCGTTGGCGATGCGGTCGGCGAATTGGGGGAGGAGGTCGGCGAGGGCGGCGTCGGGGTCGAGCCGTTCCTCGGCGATGAGGTTGGCGGCGGCGGCGGCGATGTAGAGCTTGCTGATGCTGGCGATCTTGAAGAGGGCGTGTGCGTCGGCGGGGACGCGGGCGTCGCGGTCCTTCCAGCCGGCGGCGTAGAGGGCGGGGGGCTGGCCGGGGCGGTCGACGTAGACGATGATGCCGTCGAGCCCGTGCCCGGCCGCGTCGTCGACCTGCTCCTGCACGGTGTCGGGCAGCGGCGCGAGCCACGCCCAGACGCCGGCCCAGGGCACAAAGACGACCAGGCAGACGATCGCGATAATCGGCATGACGATACGCAAGGTCCAGATGATTTGCTTACGGCGGCTGGTAGGCAAACAACAACTCCGTTCGGCTTCAGGGATCGTGGTTCGGTTCAGTCGCGAAGCGTTCGCGAACGAAGGCGGATCACAGGGGCAGAGGAATGAGTAGCGTGATGCGGGCGCTGCGAATTCACATCACTCCACCATGCCATGATGCCTGCGGAACTGCTCCGACGCTTCTTTGCCGAAGTATTTCTTGAGGATGCGGGGGTCGACGGCGGGGACGTCGATGAGGATGAGGCCATCCAAGACGTCCCCGAAGTCGGGGTCGACGTTGAAGCCCATGAGTTGGCCGTTGAGTTTTAGGTATTGGCGTAAGAGGACGGGCATGGGTTTGCCGTCGGCTTCGAGCTCGCTGACCAGTTCGTTGATCTCTTCGAGCGAGCCGGCGACGGTGGAGAAGGCCTTGCGGTCGAACTGTCGCGAGTCGGAAAGACTCAAGGGGTTGCGGGGGCGGATGAGTTTGCCCAGGTCGGGCAGGAAGCGGTTCATGGTGAGGAAGGCGGTGAGCAGTTGTTTGCTCATGGAGGTGTAGTCGGCGGAGATGCTGACGGGGCCGAAGATGTAGCGGTACTTCGGGTTGGCGGCCATGTACGCGCCGATGCCCTTCCACAGGAGCATGAGCGGGGAGAAGGAGCGCTGGTAGTCCTTGGCGACCCAGGACCGGCCGAGCTCGAGGGCGGGGCTGATTTGCTGAAGCAGGTTTTTGCGGAACTTGAAGAGGGTGGAGGTGTAGAGCCCGTCCTTGCCGTGGGCGGCGAGGAGGAGGTCGGACTGCCCCATGCGGTAGCCGCCGACGAGTTCGTTCTTGTCGCGGTTCCAGACGAGGAGTTGGAGGTAGTCGTCGTCGAAGCGGTCGAGGTCGAGGGGGTGTCCCGTGCCTTCGCCGACGAGTCGGAAGGTCTCTTCGCGGAGTCGGCCGACCTCGCGCATCAGCGTGGGGGGGTGGGGCTTGACCGTGTAGAAGACATCGAACTCGCCCTGCTGGAGG
The sequence above is a segment of the Phycisphaeraceae bacterium D3-23 genome. Coding sequences within it:
- a CDS encoding peptidoglycan recognition family protein; this translates as MMALRLGGWVLVLVLSLGVLGCASARPGEPLVRSGDEIVVAGQLFHTGTPVVLWMDPGGYDAYRVEDRFNARGEHDWDAIKDDTDTPNRYGLRGERTMSDEDFERLRGGGWSLDELREKVDLFVIHYDVCGTSETCFDVLHDHRCLSVHFMLDIDGTIYQTLDVKERAWHASQANDRAIGIEIANIGAYPPNGNDTLAKWYAPDDSGRARITLPHARGDGGVRTDGFVGYPLRPEPVLGSIHGRALEMYDLTPEQYDALIKLTATLAEVFPNIPLTYPADGLGRPRYDVLTEDEYASYQGLIGHYHLTAGKIDPGPAFQWEYVTEEARQLLGRRRVESRLTGGEE
- a CDS encoding GNAT family N-acetyltransferase; protein product: MHQAAHWAGTIFSRPWQAEVTAGISKQPATVFLALAGDRLVGFACYDTTALGVAGPVGVDESMRGQGLGQALMLRTMHAMQHAGYAYAAIGAVGPTAFYEKTLAAIPIPNSTPGLYAHRINHPPRNTHHD
- a CDS encoding PEP-CTERM sorting domain-containing protein, with the protein product MEASRPPTAEASRATAPGRSPPTSPTTSATPAQFQNASFASSHGSTGIWYKSFGGLTNGSTLTAESILIQSLAAPLDGNYTLTFDAARDVNFLADEWYVALAANTAGGGQQDTIDLLTAPMPAGSFITSGTQFTLSLNSVEAGDTLSVFAVMSGGQDAGTNPQSAFLDNFDLVHTNVPEPGSAALLALGTLALTRRRR
- a CDS encoding tetratricopeptide repeat protein, yielding MAKSGMTQYTTKCLSDLAANYAADPTSVTSALTLLLTGGGVLAAGTVAAPGLFLLAGFLGLHGAAHLCHKREKSESEAAIRAFLDKLFASLESDIADIDALLTEVFIGQGIEAEDLRQRLLFIGEVVKNTDAASEDTHARVQRIEQLLETQTQQAAHFTQVIQASPKLHADYARQLDFLDFAVELLYLQGEQASDEREAIDERQEARLLSMEARLRATFESTTKTPGTDPTQVVYPPEVLEAAQELSERGDKEQQALADIIKKRHKEANAIVDDLLANPLAETFRLLTLKGDNWYAAGAYDQAIAPYETALSLRPESVSAGNNVIIAHAQARLGDISAHQHRAIAVAESILSRVPAKSTDWATTQNNLGMAWADMPIGDRAENLGRAIQAFEQALEVYTRDAHPVAWAATQNNLGIAWANMPTGDGAENLGRAIQAYEQALEVRTRAAHPAAWATTQNNLGITWGKMPTGDRAENLGRAIQAFEQALEVYTRAAHPADWATTQNNLGIAWADMPTGDRAENLGRAIQAYEQALEVRTRDAHPADWATTQNNLGTAWGKMPTGDRAENLGRAIQAFEQALEVRTRDAHPADWATTQNNLGIAWANMPTGDRAENLGRAIQAFEQALEVYTRAAHPADWAATQNNLGNAWRNMPTGDRAENLGRAIQAYEQALEVRTRDAHPAAWAATQNNLGIVWADLAEVAGEDRCDRLRQAIACSKAALQVRTAAAFPRGHAATQKNMAIDRNAYESMGCAAGDTGVAFEDIPPAT
- a CDS encoding GNAT family N-acetyltransferase codes for the protein MRKVDPQSRGVEIGVRPATPEDFAFIDALHKAEADKVGFMPAQAIRKRIEEGNILVAEATEMSKGRMANVEQERPAEGDSTFVHSGFDIAAEAVRGEGPRGAGAEGPSGGTQGTADPQHSAPRPLDPSTPTPVGYCMGVDRYQKRSELGIIYHMAVLPAYRRMNVAAALLQAQFEKSAYGCRLYCCWCRQSLEANRFWEAMGFVPLAFRAAGRTTVQKIEKKTGSTKGAVHIFWQKPVRAADVAQAREGNFRGWWYPYETNGGAMMESRVVLPLPPEVQWDEATPVVLPGAERRAAETRLLEEKLDEVAQLEKEAKKAGRRGSRKNAKGPRGGAGAKGNGVSRLGRAPRAVVGYGFGAGSGFGQPPEAPEPPEVVKPSDAAVAAECAAREAALLRIQEEKDAAKQALKQAQRKSDPELVAFARDLRDRWQECVWRSSRGC
- a CDS encoding acyl-CoA desaturase, which encodes MDTPSPQTAPTIDHDIEVTLSARITNLLGVTVPLAALVVAIVLLWGWAFEWQYLVIMAGMYLVTGFGITIGYHRLFTHKSFRTPRPIAALLAIMGAMAAEGSLMQWVSAHRLHHQHSDHEGDPHSPHLHGNSLVAALKGMWHAHIGWALKKRKDENTGRNTRDLNKDPWLRFVNRLFPVWVGLGLLIPAVLGGLMTMSWMGVLLGFLWGGLVRVLMVHHVTWSINSVCHIWGARPYESKDHSRNNVIFGILALGEGWHNNHHAFPSSPRHGLSWWQFDASYVVIRAMKLVGLASDLRVPHADKQAQLRR